In the genome of Mycobacterium sp. 3519A, the window CCAGCATGCGCCAACCGCCGCCGGCGGGGATCTTGCCCAGCTTCTTGACATCGACGTGCACGAGATCACCACATGCGGCCGATTCCATGCGCCGCACCACGCGCCCGGTCGCGCGGTCGAGCCAACGCAGTTTGGCAATGCCGTAACGGCGCAGCACGTTGTGCACCGTGGAGACGTTCAACCGCAGCAGGTAGGCGATCCGGGCCGGCCCCCACCGTCGGGTGACACGCACCCCGATGACGCGCCGCTCTGTCCGTACCGGCGTGCGATTGGGGCTGTGATGCGGCCGTGAGCTGCGGTCGGCCATCCCGGCCTCGCCCAGCTCGAGATAGCGATCCACCCACCGACAGACGGTGGTCACCGACACCTGGAAGCGTTCAGCCGCGCGACGACGCGACCACCCGTCATCGACGACGCATTGAGCCAGCCGCAGACGACCGGTTTCGGACAGAGGGGCATTACGGTGAACCACGAAGACCTCCGAGATCGGTGAGCGTTCCTAGACAGCTCGCACTCCACTCGGAGGTCTTCGTCTTGTCACCTCACCACGCCGTCACCAACGTCCGTGGTCAGTACACCTAGCCGCGGCATGGATCAAGACCTGCTGGGCTTGGCGTTCGCCGCGGGCCTGGTGGCGGCGCTGAACCCGTGCGGATTCGCCATGTTGCCCGCATATCTCGCTCTTGTGGTGCGCGGCGAGGACACCAGCAGGCGCACCGCGGTGGCGCGCGCGGTGACCGCCACAGCGGCGATGGCGCTCGGCTTCATCGCGGTCTTCACCGGGTTCGGTTTGCTCACGGTGTCGGTGGCCTCGACCGTGCAGCGGTACCTGCCGTACGTCACCACGGCGATCGGTATCGGCCTTGTCGCCCTTGGGGTTTGGTTGCTCGCCGGACGCGAATTCACCCCGCTGCGCCCGCTGGCGCGTGGCGCGCGCGGGGCGCCGACGGCGCGACTCGGGTCGATGTTCGGCTACGGCGTCAGCTATGCGATTGCGTCAGTATCGTGCACCGTCGGGCCGTTTCTGGCGGTCACCGCCGCGGGGTTGCGCAGCGGTTCGGCCGTCGGCGCGGTAGCGGTGTACCTGGCCTACGCAGCTGGTTTCACCCTCGTGGTCGGCGTGCTGGCCGTGGCCGCCGCGGTGACCGCCTCGACCGTCACGGCGCGGATTCGCCGAATCATGCCGTATGTCAACCGCATCAGCGGCGCGCTGCTCGTCGTCGTCGGCGGCTACGTCGGCTATTACGGGTTCTACGAGATCCGGCTGTTCGGCGGCAACGGCAGCCCCGAAGATCCGGTGATCGGGGCGGCTGGCCGGGTGCAGGCTGCGATCGCCGGCTGGGTGCACCAGCACGGCGCGTGGCCGTGGTTGGCCGCGTTGGCGGTGGTGGTGGTCGCGGCGTTTAGTGTGCGCGCGAGATATCGCCGTGCAGATCGGGCCACGGCGGGCGACGAATCATAGCGACGCCCGCCAGTGCCGAGGCGACCAGTCCGACCAGGACGCCCATCATCGCGACGCGGCCGGCGTCCACGGCGGGCACCCACGACGCCTTGCCGTCCTTGATCACGTAGATCCCCGCGGGACGGGCATCAGCGCCGCGCGTGACCGGGATGACCGTTGACCCGTCAGGGGTCTGGTAGGCCTCCCCGAATACGCCCGTCGCGGCGGCGTCGAGAGCGGCGACGGGTTCTCGTGCCTCGCGAAGATTCATGGTCTCCTGCTTACTACACAGGAAGGAGGCTCGCGATGGTGATTGTCGCGGGACACGTCGTGGTCGACCCGAAACAACGCGACGACTATCTCGCCGGCTGCGTGGAGGTGGTTCGTCAGGCGCGCCGCACCGCGGGCTGCCTTGATTTCTCGATCGCGGCGGACCTGCTGGAGCCGGGCCGGGTCAACATCTTCGAACGGTGGGAAACGCAGGCCGCGGTCGAAGCCTTCCGCGGTTCCGGTCCCAGCGACGAACAGGGTGCGGCGATCGAAGCGGGCTCGGTCGCCGAGTACGACGTCGAAGGTGAGCGCAGCCTCTTCTGAAACCTCATGCACCGCAATAGGAATGCGTCGAATAGTCGAGCCCCTGCCGGTACAGCGGGTCGAGCGTGCGTGCGACGGCGACGGCGGCTTTGGCGTCGTCGAGGGTGCGCAGGCAGTCGGGGGAGTGCAACACCGGAGACTGGACGGCGATCTGCTCGACCATCTGAGCGTTCAACCGGTCGATGACGTCTCGTGACGCGGTCAGGTCGGGCGCTTGGGCGGGCGCCGATCCGGGGTCGAGCTTCCACTGGCCGAAGCGGGTGTACTCGATGCCTGTGGTCGCGTCGATCTGATCGGTGAAAATCCGCCTGACGTACCCGCTGTCCACACCTCTGCGTTTGGCGTCGGCGGCCACGGTGGACAACACCTGTTCGACACGTGGCGGGTCTTCGATCGAACCGCCTTTGATCCACTTGGTCGCCGCCACCGGGTCCGCCGTCTGCAGCCGTTGAGCGGCCGCATCCACCAGTGCCACCAGAGGATTGGCGTCGTCGCCCCGCGCGGGCGCCATCGGCAGCATCGCGAAGGCCACCGCGGCACACAGAGCGGTCGCGCAGGGTCGGACGGCGTCACCGAATTTCATGATTCTCCTTCTGCAGCTAATGGTTTCGCGGTTGCCGACGCGACCGCGGCGGCGTTTGAGCAAACCGCCTCGCGTCGCAGTCGATCGACATAAAATTGGTCGACGGGGCGTCGAAGGGGGACAGCCATGACCGTCACAACAGAACCCAGGTGCCTGCACACGCTGCTCGACGAACTCGGGGTCAAACACGTATCGGTGGAGAAGCAACTGCCTGCGCTGCGGGCCTGGCTCGCCACCCACACCCCGAGCCAACCTCTCCGAGTCAGCATGTGCTGCAACGGCTATGGCCTGCTGCTCAAGGAGTCGTCGGCCATCCACAACTGAGTTCTCAGCGGTCGAACTCCGATTCGTCGTCAGGGACGGCGATGGCCTGCTCGATCAGATCGGCTTCGTTGGCTTCCCACCCCCGTCCGGTCGCGACGCGATCCGCCTCGAGCCACGTGTCGTCGTCTTCGGCGAAAGCGATGTCGTCAGGGGTGGTCATGACCGGCCTCCGTCCCGTCCCCGAGTATCCGACTATCCAGATCGGTGCCGCGCGTCCGCCGCTTCCTGTTCGGCGGGCGTGACGACGACTGCATCCGGGCCCGGATACACCGTAGCGGTGTGATCGGTGCTCAGCCACCGGACCACATACGGCGGTGACCCGTCGTCCGAACGGACCTCGGTGATGACGCCGCGCCGATCGTGCTGCTCGACAGTGGTTCCCTTGACCACCAAGTAATCGCCGACTTTGGCTTTCATCGTTCGCTCCCTTCGGCTCCGGTCGTTTTCGATTGTCCCCCCATTCCGGTGTAACTGAGTGGAGTTGGCCCGCGATTAACCCGTTGTCGGGACGACCTAAGTAGGACCATGAACATTTCTCACCAGGCAACGAACAAATGGGTCCGCCGACTGTCGGCGGCAATCATCGCGGCGGCGTTGCTGCCCGCACTGATCGGCATCACCGGAGGGACTCCGACCGCGAACGCGGCGGTCGAGGTCCTGAGCGTTCCCTCGCCCTCGATGGGACGCGACATCACCGTCCAGTTCCAGGGCGGCGGCCCCAGGGCCGTCTACCTGCTCGACGGTCTGCGCGCCCGCGACGACCGCAATGGCTGGGACATCGAGACCGGCGCATTCAGCTGGTTCGACGGCTCAGGGGTTTCGGTCGTGGCGCCCGTCGGCGGCATGTCGAGCTTCTACACCGACTGGTACCGGCCCGCGGTCGGCAACGGCACCACACAGACCTACAAGTGGGAGACGTTTCTGACCTCGGAACTGCCCGCCTGGCTGGCCGCGAA includes:
- a CDS encoding cytochrome c biogenesis CcdA family protein, which produces MDQDLLGLAFAAGLVAALNPCGFAMLPAYLALVVRGEDTSRRTAVARAVTATAAMALGFIAVFTGFGLLTVSVASTVQRYLPYVTTAIGIGLVALGVWLLAGREFTPLRPLARGARGAPTARLGSMFGYGVSYAIASVSCTVGPFLAVTAAGLRSGSAVGAVAVYLAYAAGFTLVVGVLAVAAAVTASTVTARIRRIMPYVNRISGALLVVVGGYVGYYGFYEIRLFGGNGSPEDPVIGAAGRVQAAIAGWVHQHGAWPWLAALAVVVVAAFSVRARYRRADRATAGDES
- a CDS encoding chorismate mutase, with protein sequence MKFGDAVRPCATALCAAVAFAMLPMAPARGDDANPLVALVDAAAQRLQTADPVAATKWIKGGSIEDPPRVEQVLSTVAADAKRRGVDSGYVRRIFTDQIDATTGIEYTRFGQWKLDPGSAPAQAPDLTASRDVIDRLNAQMVEQIAVQSPVLHSPDCLRTLDDAKAAVAVARTLDPLYRQGLDYSTHSYCGA
- a CDS encoding putative quinol monooxygenase yields the protein MVIVAGHVVVDPKQRDDYLAGCVEVVRQARRTAGCLDFSIAADLLEPGRVNIFERWETQAAVEAFRGSGPSDEQGAAIEAGSVAEYDVEGERSLF
- a CDS encoding DUF1918 domain-containing protein, coding for MKAKVGDYLVVKGTTVEQHDRRGVITEVRSDDGSPPYVVRWLSTDHTATVYPGPDAVVVTPAEQEAADARHRSG